The proteins below come from a single Hydrogenispora ethanolica genomic window:
- a CDS encoding rhomboid family intramembrane serine protease, whose translation MNWLNTIERRLGRYAIRNLMYYVIVLNAVFYGLMFFDRTGSVIRLLELDPALILRGQVWRLISFIFIPPMVSPLWIIFTLYFYYLVGVNLEHEWGSFRFNLYYLIGMLATIVVAFLFGGATGVYLNLSLFLAFAYLFPNYQIMLFFVLPVKIKYLAWLNWAVLAWTVLTGSWGSKAAAVASVVNYFVFFGADLIATGKLNRQVHQNRKRFFEQLGDTPVFHRCAACGITDKTHPKMDFSYCKLCDGEYEYCTRHIQDHQHVRKNSEEKP comes from the coding sequence ATGAATTGGTTGAATACGATCGAACGCCGCCTTGGCCGTTATGCCATCCGCAATCTGATGTATTACGTCATTGTTTTGAACGCGGTATTTTACGGCTTGATGTTTTTTGACCGGACCGGTTCGGTGATTCGTTTGCTGGAACTGGATCCCGCCCTCATCCTGCGGGGCCAGGTCTGGCGTTTGATCAGTTTTATCTTTATTCCCCCGATGGTCTCGCCGCTATGGATCATCTTCACCTTGTACTTCTATTACCTGGTGGGTGTCAATTTGGAGCATGAATGGGGCAGTTTCCGGTTTAACCTCTATTACCTCATCGGAATGCTGGCCACGATCGTCGTCGCCTTCCTTTTCGGCGGAGCCACCGGCGTGTATTTGAATCTGTCGCTCTTTCTAGCCTTCGCCTATCTTTTTCCGAATTACCAGATCATGCTGTTCTTCGTCCTTCCGGTCAAGATTAAATATTTGGCCTGGCTCAATTGGGCAGTTTTGGCCTGGACCGTGCTGACGGGTTCCTGGGGGAGCAAAGCCGCGGCCGTGGCTTCGGTGGTCAACTATTTTGTCTTTTTCGGCGCCGACTTGATAGCCACCGGAAAGCTTAACCGTCAGGTCCACCAAAACCGCAAGCGTTTCTTCGAACAACTGGGTGATACGCCGGTCTTTCATCGCTGCGCGGCCTGCGGCATCACGGATAAGACTCACCCCAAGATGGATTTTTCCTACTGCAAACTCTGCGACGGCGAGTATGAGTATTGCACCCGGCACATTCAGGATCATCAACACGTTCGGAAAAATTCGGAGGAGAAACCATGA
- a CDS encoding AlkZ-related protein — protein MSERFLTLSQLRAARAELNRLHSGRGIHDDAEACRFIRERGFVLLMPIAGIPLPSLSEADEAEAWDGFAITDRAWAWKETLPQQKRCAYTKLIHGRGTFIDWRLYPSFLKVYGPDGDPDYEYENGRLDRNERDLYRLVAESGPVDSRELWAMAKPLFDGKRHRFTAALEHLQSRFFLTVAGGSLEGWTLHTWDLVERQAPPEILTGLPMAAEARSNILRQTIRNCYAVSERKLRSILRWPAPDFQESFQALKNDGAVIEVKVEGENLPWLMLRHQT, from the coding sequence ATGTCCGAGCGATTTTTGACGCTTTCCCAGTTGCGAGCGGCCCGCGCCGAGCTCAACCGATTACATAGTGGTCGGGGCATCCACGACGATGCGGAAGCCTGCCGTTTCATTCGGGAGCGGGGTTTTGTCCTTTTGATGCCGATCGCAGGGATCCCTCTGCCCAGCCTTTCGGAAGCCGATGAAGCGGAAGCTTGGGACGGTTTTGCCATTACCGACCGGGCCTGGGCTTGGAAAGAAACTTTGCCTCAGCAAAAACGGTGCGCCTATACGAAATTGATCCATGGCCGCGGCACCTTCATCGATTGGCGGCTGTATCCGTCGTTTTTAAAAGTGTACGGTCCCGATGGCGATCCCGATTACGAATATGAGAACGGCCGCCTGGACCGGAATGAGCGGGATCTCTACCGGCTCGTCGCCGAATCCGGCCCGGTGGATTCCAGGGAATTATGGGCCATGGCTAAACCGCTTTTCGACGGGAAGCGGCACCGTTTCACCGCGGCCCTGGAACATCTGCAATCCCGGTTTTTCCTCACGGTCGCCGGCGGTTCGCTGGAGGGATGGACCCTCCATACCTGGGACCTGGTGGAACGGCAGGCGCCGCCCGAGATTCTGACGGGACTGCCGATGGCGGCCGAGGCGCGTTCGAACATCCTGCGCCAGACCATCCGAAACTGTTACGCGGTTTCGGAAAGAAAACTCCGTTCCATCCTCCGCTGGCCGGCGCCGGATTTTCAGGAGAGCTTTCAGGCCCTGAAAAACGACGGGGCAGTCATTGAGGTAAAAGTTGAAGGAGAAAACCTTCCATGGTTGATGCTCCGACATCAAACATGA
- a CDS encoding flavodoxin family protein produces MNRILGIVGSPRRNGNTHRLVDAVLQGARDGGGVTELIFLNDLHIKECDGCHACWRSDRCVKQDDMSRLYARIGASDAVVFGTPVYWYGPTALMKGFIDRFVYFNCPDHRGMVRGKPAGIVVPFEETAEQTAAPLLTFFELSLAFLEMPIAGTVLVPGVTRVGEVTDQPGRLQEAQQLGKRLAGGR; encoded by the coding sequence ATGAATCGGATCCTGGGAATCGTCGGCAGTCCCCGGCGGAATGGCAACACTCACCGGCTGGTGGATGCGGTTTTACAGGGAGCCCGGGATGGCGGCGGCGTAACCGAGCTGATTTTTCTGAACGATCTGCATATCAAAGAGTGCGATGGCTGTCATGCCTGCTGGAGGAGCGACCGCTGCGTGAAGCAGGATGATATGAGCAGACTCTACGCCAGGATCGGCGCTAGTGACGCCGTCGTCTTCGGCACGCCGGTCTATTGGTATGGCCCTACCGCATTAATGAAAGGTTTTATTGATCGCTTTGTCTATTTTAACTGTCCGGACCATCGGGGCATGGTGAGGGGCAAACCGGCGGGGATCGTCGTCCCCTTCGAAGAAACGGCGGAGCAAACCGCGGCGCCGCTGCTGACCTTCTTTGAGCTGAGCCTGGCTTTTTTGGAAATGCCCATCGCCGGAACGGTACTTGTACCCGGCGTTACCCGGGTCGGCGAGGTGACGGACCAACCCGGGCGCTTGCAGGAAGCGCAGCAACTCGGGAAGCGGCTTGCCGGCGGGCGCTGA
- a CDS encoding lyase family protein: protein MERDIFLNLSPLDHRYYASNEPLFNQLAEYFSENAYIRYELKVEAALVRVLAKRGLCSQAIAAEVSQACNEVEPEEVYLEEEKTKHNIRALVNCIQHRVSEAARPYVHFTTTSVDIMDSATALRFKEATEKVVLPKMLELEALLIAIARREKGTLQVGRTHGQHAVPITFGFAMAEYVSRLGSRIECVKQTADNLRGKISGAVGAYNASSLFFDDPMEFETEVLWELGLQPAIYSNQIVEPEYLTDYIHAILSAFGVLANLADDIRNLQRTEIGEVGEVFEATQVGSSTMPHKRNPWNFEHVKSMWKEFMPRMVTLYADQISEHQRDLTNSASGRFVPEIVVGFVAAVDRLTRVMKKLVVDESRMKRNFEMTKEMVIAEPLYILLASLGHPDAHEAVRKLTLKSQQTGKTLRELLVTQEELFPYWERLTPKQRGVLEHPEQYRGWAERKTEYLCDLWEKRLMI, encoded by the coding sequence TTGGAACGCGATATTTTCTTGAACCTTAGCCCGCTGGATCACCGCTATTATGCCTCAAATGAGCCGCTCTTCAATCAATTGGCAGAGTATTTTTCCGAAAATGCTTACATTCGGTACGAACTGAAAGTGGAGGCGGCGCTGGTCAGAGTTCTAGCCAAACGAGGCCTTTGTAGCCAGGCGATCGCCGCCGAGGTGTCCCAGGCGTGCAATGAAGTTGAACCGGAGGAAGTATACCTGGAAGAAGAGAAGACCAAGCATAACATCCGGGCTTTGGTCAATTGCATTCAGCATCGGGTGAGCGAAGCAGCCAGACCCTACGTTCATTTCACGACCACTTCGGTGGATATCATGGACTCCGCCACGGCATTACGGTTCAAAGAGGCCACCGAGAAAGTGGTTCTCCCCAAGATGCTGGAGTTGGAAGCGTTGCTCATCGCGATCGCCCGCCGTGAAAAAGGGACTCTGCAAGTAGGGCGGACCCATGGCCAGCATGCTGTACCCATCACGTTCGGCTTTGCCATGGCGGAGTATGTCAGCCGATTGGGCTCCCGGATCGAATGTGTCAAGCAGACCGCTGATAATTTGCGGGGGAAGATTTCCGGCGCGGTCGGAGCATATAATGCCAGTTCGTTGTTTTTCGATGATCCGATGGAGTTCGAGACCGAGGTTCTTTGGGAATTAGGCCTGCAACCGGCCATCTACTCCAATCAGATCGTCGAACCTGAATATTTGACCGATTATATCCATGCGATCCTCTCGGCTTTCGGCGTCCTGGCCAACCTGGCGGATGACATCCGGAATCTGCAGCGCACCGAGATCGGTGAGGTCGGAGAGGTTTTCGAAGCCACTCAGGTCGGTTCCTCGACCATGCCCCACAAGCGGAATCCCTGGAATTTCGAGCATGTGAAAAGCATGTGGAAAGAGTTTATGCCGCGCATGGTCACCTTATATGCGGATCAGATCTCTGAACACCAGCGGGACTTGACCAATTCCGCTTCCGGCCGGTTCGTGCCGGAAATTGTCGTCGGCTTTGTGGCGGCGGTGGATCGGTTGACGCGGGTCATGAAAAAATTAGTGGTCGATGAGTCCCGAATGAAGCGGAATTTCGAAATGACCAAGGAGATGGTAATCGCCGAGCCGCTTTATATCTTATTGGCATCCCTCGGCCACCCGGATGCGCATGAAGCGGTTCGCAAGTTGACCCTGAAATCGCAACAGACCGGAAAAACATTGCGCGAATTGCTGGTGACGCAAGAAGAACTATTCCCTTATTGGGAACGGCTAACCCCGAAACAACGCGGCGTTTTAGAACACCCCGAACAATATCGGGGATGGGCCGAACGAAAAACCGAATATCTTTGTGATCTTTGGGAAAAACGTTTGATGATTTGA
- the purF gene encoding amidophosphoribosyltransferase — MAQPIEQADDFLWDEQPEEACGIFGVYSNDEDCNAAALTYLGLYALQHRGQESAGMVVSDGTHVSVHKNMGLVSNVFNRDILDGLRGRIGIGHVRYSTTGSSLLANAQPLLARCSKGMLAVAHNGNLVNTEDLRKELENGGSVFQTSTDTEVIMNLVARHSRENLADAILKAAQSLKGSYSLVIMSKDALIGLRDPYGVRPMCLGKLADAYILASESCAFSSIGARFIRDIQPGELVMIDRDGLRSYHLPPAPSQAICIFEYIYFARPDSNIDGLNVHMARKAMGRELAKLFQHEADVVIPVPDTGLSTAIGFAEASGIPYDIGLIKNTYVGRTFIQPNQALRDMGVRIKLNPVESVLQGKRVVIIDDTIVRGTTSGKIIHLLREAGAKEVHMCVSAPPITHPCYYGIDTSVRKELIASSHSVEEIRRFIGADSLNYLSLEALYRAVEPKEGLCVACFNGNYPITIPQEESRDKFLLEE; from the coding sequence TTGGCCCAACCGATAGAGCAGGCTGACGATTTTTTATGGGATGAACAACCGGAAGAAGCTTGCGGCATCTTTGGGGTTTATAGCAATGATGAAGACTGTAATGCCGCAGCTTTGACCTATCTCGGTCTGTACGCCTTACAACATCGCGGACAAGAAAGCGCGGGGATGGTCGTCTCCGACGGGACTCACGTATCGGTCCACAAGAATATGGGTTTGGTATCCAATGTTTTTAACCGGGATATTTTGGACGGGCTGAGAGGACGGATCGGCATCGGCCATGTCCGCTACTCCACAACGGGTTCCAGTTTGCTGGCCAACGCCCAACCGTTACTGGCCCGCTGTTCCAAAGGAATGCTGGCGGTAGCCCATAACGGCAACCTGGTGAATACCGAGGATCTCCGGAAAGAGTTGGAAAACGGCGGCTCGGTCTTTCAAACCTCTACCGACACTGAAGTGATCATGAACCTTGTCGCCCGGCACAGCCGGGAGAATCTGGCCGATGCGATTTTGAAAGCGGCCCAGAGCCTCAAGGGTTCCTATTCGTTAGTAATCATGTCGAAGGACGCATTGATCGGATTACGGGATCCTTACGGGGTCCGGCCGATGTGCCTTGGTAAACTGGCGGATGCCTATATCCTGGCTTCCGAGAGTTGTGCGTTCAGCAGTATCGGAGCACGTTTCATCCGGGACATCCAGCCGGGCGAGCTGGTAATGATTGACCGTGACGGCTTGCGCAGCTATCATTTGCCGCCTGCTCCCAGTCAAGCGATTTGCATCTTCGAATATATCTATTTTGCCCGGCCCGACAGCAACATTGACGGTTTGAATGTCCATATGGCCCGGAAAGCGATGGGCCGGGAATTAGCGAAATTATTTCAACATGAAGCCGATGTGGTCATTCCGGTCCCGGATACCGGATTATCGACGGCGATAGGGTTCGCCGAGGCGTCGGGGATTCCCTATGATATCGGCCTCATTAAAAACACCTATGTGGGACGAACGTTCATCCAACCCAATCAGGCATTGCGGGACATGGGAGTCCGGATCAAGCTGAATCCAGTCGAAAGCGTCTTACAAGGAAAGCGGGTCGTCATTATCGACGACACCATTGTCCGTGGCACGACCAGCGGCAAAATTATTCATCTGCTGCGAGAGGCTGGAGCCAAAGAGGTTCATATGTGCGTCAGCGCTCCTCCGATTACCCATCCCTGTTACTATGGAATTGATACGTCGGTCCGGAAGGAACTGATTGCTTCCTCCCATAGCGTGGAGGAGATTCGTCGTTTCATCGGTGCCGATTCATTAAACTATCTTTCCCTGGAAGCGCTATACCGCGCGGTCGAGCCCAAGGAAGGCCTTTGCGTAGCCTGCTTTAACGGAAACTACCCCATTACCATCCCGCAAGAAGAGAGCAGAGATAAATTTTTACTGGAGGAGTGA